A stretch of the Papaver somniferum cultivar HN1 chromosome 6, ASM357369v1, whole genome shotgun sequence genome encodes the following:
- the LOC113289221 gene encoding potassium transporter 6-like isoform X1 has translation MDLEGGIHRNTIKKDSWMTVLTLAYQSLGVVYGDLSTSPLYVYKSVFAEANEKITTNEEIFGVLSFVFWTITLIPLIKYVFIVLKADDNGEGGIFALYSKLCRNSRVGWFLPNSQVADEKISTYKKDSITCQPSFNAMVKATLEKHKVLQIVLLILALVGTSMAICDGVLSPAVSVYSAISGLELAISKHHHRYIEHPLACFILVCLFALQHYGTHRVGFLFTPVVITWLLCISGVGLYNIFYWNPQVYKALSPHYMYIFLKKSQRGRWMSLGGILLCIRGSEAMFADLGHFSRLSIKIAFTSFLYPSLVLAYMGQAAYLSKHHGKPIGFYVSVPDSIRWPVIVIAVLAAIVGSQAIITGTFSIIKQCHALNCFPRVKIVHTSSKIGGQVYIPEVNWTLMVLCLAVTIGFRDTAAMVNASGLAVITVMLITTILMSLVMVLCWYQSVFFAICFILFFGTIEALYFVASLVRFLNGAWVSLALASVFFVIMYTWHYGSLMKYESDFHNKVPLDWLLGHGPSLDFVRVKGIGLVHTELVSGIPAVFSHFVTNVPAFHQTLVFLCIKSVHVPYVLPEERFLVGRIGAKEFRIYRCIVRYGYRDIHKDNIEFEKQLVCSIAEFIHSGREEQAVGVGVLHHDDNRMTLVGISSAHTEGIRIWEDEEEEPLRVPSPVEIRELQSSIKKRELQPSVVQRKKRVTFLLPESPRIMDRDTQEELSELMEAREAGMSFILGDSNVRAKRGSNWIKKLLINHGYDFLSRNSRRATNGLSIPSATTLEVRMVCHV, from the exons ATGGATTTGGAAGGTGGGATTCATAGAAATACTATCAAG AAGGATTCATGGATGACAGTACTGACCTTGGCATATCAGAGTTTAGGAGTAGTTTATGGAGACTTAAGTACCTCACCACTTTATGTTTACAAGAGCGTATTTGCGGAAGCCAATGAAAAGATAACTACAAACGAGGAGATATTTGGGGTTTTATCATTTGTTTTCTGGACAATCACTCTTATTCCTCTTATCAAATATGTGTTCATAGTACTCAAAGCAGATGATAATGGCGAAGGCGGGATTTTTGCTTTGTATTCTAAGCTGTGTAGGAATTCTAGAGTTGGTTGGTTCTTACCCAATTCTCAGGTGGCTGATGAGAAAATTTCTACATACAAGAAAGACAGCATTACTTGTCAGCCCTCTTTCAATGCAATGGTGAAAGCAACATTAGAGAAGCATAAGGTGTTACAGATTGTGCTGCTTATTCTCGCTTTGGTAGGAACTTCCATGGCAATTTGTGATGGAGTTTTATCACCTGCGGTCTCAG TTTATTCTGCAATATCAGGTCTCGAGCTTGCTATTTCGAAACACCATCATAGAT ATATAGAACACCCTCTAGCATGTTTCATACTGGTCTGTTTGTTTGCTCTCCAACATTATGGCACCCACCGAGTAGGATTTCTTTTTACACCGGTAGTCATAACATGGCTTTTATGCATCAGTGGTGTTGGTCTTTATAATATTTTCTACTGGAATCCTCAAGTTTACAAGGCCTTATCTCCGCACTATATGTATATATTCTTAAAGAAGTCGCAAAGGGGACGATGGATGTCATTAGGTGGAATACTATTATGTATTAGAG GTTCTGAAGCCATGTTTGCTGATCTTGGACACTTCTCACGACTATCCATTAAG ATTGCTTTTACCTCTTTTCTTTATCCATCCTTGGTTCTTGCATATATGGGGCAAGCTGCTTATTTATCTAAGCATCATGGCAAGCCAATTGGTTTTTATGTATCAGTACCAG ATAGCATAAGATGGCCAGTTATTGTCATAGCTGTACTTGCTGCAATTGTTGGAAGCCAAGCCATCATCACAGGAACTTTTTCAATTATTAAACAGTGCCATGCCTTAAATTGTTTCCCAAGGGTGAAAATAGTCCATACATCGTCTAAGATAGGTGGTCAAGTTTACATCCCAGAGGTCAACTGGACTTTGATGGTGTTGTGCTTGGCAGTTACAATTGGTTTTAGGGACACCGCAGCCATGGTTAATGCTTCAG GATTGGCAGTTATAACAGTCATGCTCATTACTACCATCCTGATGTCTCTAGTTATGGTCCTCTGCTGGTACCAGAGTGTGTTCTTCGCCATTTGCTTCATATTATTCTTCGGCACCATTGAAGCGCTCTATTTTGTGGCCTCCCTCGTCAGGTTCTTGAATGGTGCATGGGTCTCATTAGCACTCGCATCTGTCTTCTTTGTTATCATGTACACATGGCATTATGGCAGTCTTATGAAATATGAATCTGATTTTCACAACAAGGTTCCCCTAGACTGGCTCCTCGGCCATGGGCCCAGTCTAGATTTTGTCCGTGTGAAGGGAATTGGCCTTGTGCATACTGAGCTGGTCTCTGGAATACCTGCAGTTTTCTCTCACTTTGTGACCAATGTTCCAGCTTTCCACCAGACATTAGTCTTCCTGTGCATCAAATCTGTCCATGTCCCCTATGTTTTGCCCGAGGAAAGATTCCTCGTTGGCCGAATTGGCGCAAAAGAATTCAGGATTTATAGATGCATTGTGCGGTATGGGTACCGTGACATCCACAAGGACAATATAGAATTTGAGAAGCAACTTGTTTGTAGTATAGCGGAGTTTATTCATTCGGGGAGAGAAGAACAGGCTGTAGGAGTAGGGGTACTGCATCATGATGACAACAGAATGACATTGGTCGGGATATCTTCAGCACATACTGAAGGGATTCGGATATGGGAGGATGAAGAGGAGGAGCCTCTCAGAGTTCCAAGTCCAGTGGAAATAAGAGAGTTACAATCTTCGATCAAAAAAAGAGAGTTGCAACCTTCAGTGGTCCAGCGTAAAAAAAGAGTGACATTTTTGTTGCCTGAAAGTCCAAGAATTATGGATAGAGATACACAAGAAGAACTGTCTGAGCTGATGGAAGCAAGGGAAGCTGGGATGTCGTTCATTCTTGGGGACTCAAATGTAAGAGCCAAGCGAGGCTCAAACTGGATCAAGAAGCTACTTATTAATCATGGGTATGATTTCTTGAGTAGGAATAGTAGAAGGGCTACTAATGGACTTTCCATCCCAAGTGCAACTACTCTTGAGGTAAGAATGGTCTGCCATGTTTGA
- the LOC113289221 gene encoding potassium transporter 6-like isoform X2, producing the protein MDLEGGIHRNTIKKDSWMTVLTLAYQSLGVVYGDLSTSPLYVYKSVFAEANEKITTNEEIFGVLSFVFWTITLIPLIKYVFIVLKADDNGEGGIFALYSKLCRNSRVGWFLPNSQVADEKISTYKKDSITCQPSFNAMVKATLEKHKVLQIVLLILALVGTSMAICDGVLSPAVSVYSAISGLELAISKHHHRYIEHPLACFILVCLFALQHYGTHRVGFLFTPVVITWLLCISGVGLYNIFYWNPQVYKALSPHYMYIFLKKSQRGRWMSLGGILLCIRGSEAMFADLGHFSRLSIKIAFTSFLYPSLVLAYMGQAAYLSKHHGKPIGFYVSVPDSIRWPVIVIAVLAAIVGSQAIITGTFSIIKQCHALNCFPRVKIVHTSSKIGGQVYIPEVNWTLMVLCLAVTIGFRDTAAMVNASVITVMLITTILMSLVMVLCWYQSVFFAICFILFFGTIEALYFVASLVRFLNGAWVSLALASVFFVIMYTWHYGSLMKYESDFHNKVPLDWLLGHGPSLDFVRVKGIGLVHTELVSGIPAVFSHFVTNVPAFHQTLVFLCIKSVHVPYVLPEERFLVGRIGAKEFRIYRCIVRYGYRDIHKDNIEFEKQLVCSIAEFIHSGREEQAVGVGVLHHDDNRMTLVGISSAHTEGIRIWEDEEEEPLRVPSPVEIRELQSSIKKRELQPSVVQRKKRVTFLLPESPRIMDRDTQEELSELMEAREAGMSFILGDSNVRAKRGSNWIKKLLINHGYDFLSRNSRRATNGLSIPSATTLEVRMVCHV; encoded by the exons ATGGATTTGGAAGGTGGGATTCATAGAAATACTATCAAG AAGGATTCATGGATGACAGTACTGACCTTGGCATATCAGAGTTTAGGAGTAGTTTATGGAGACTTAAGTACCTCACCACTTTATGTTTACAAGAGCGTATTTGCGGAAGCCAATGAAAAGATAACTACAAACGAGGAGATATTTGGGGTTTTATCATTTGTTTTCTGGACAATCACTCTTATTCCTCTTATCAAATATGTGTTCATAGTACTCAAAGCAGATGATAATGGCGAAGGCGGGATTTTTGCTTTGTATTCTAAGCTGTGTAGGAATTCTAGAGTTGGTTGGTTCTTACCCAATTCTCAGGTGGCTGATGAGAAAATTTCTACATACAAGAAAGACAGCATTACTTGTCAGCCCTCTTTCAATGCAATGGTGAAAGCAACATTAGAGAAGCATAAGGTGTTACAGATTGTGCTGCTTATTCTCGCTTTGGTAGGAACTTCCATGGCAATTTGTGATGGAGTTTTATCACCTGCGGTCTCAG TTTATTCTGCAATATCAGGTCTCGAGCTTGCTATTTCGAAACACCATCATAGAT ATATAGAACACCCTCTAGCATGTTTCATACTGGTCTGTTTGTTTGCTCTCCAACATTATGGCACCCACCGAGTAGGATTTCTTTTTACACCGGTAGTCATAACATGGCTTTTATGCATCAGTGGTGTTGGTCTTTATAATATTTTCTACTGGAATCCTCAAGTTTACAAGGCCTTATCTCCGCACTATATGTATATATTCTTAAAGAAGTCGCAAAGGGGACGATGGATGTCATTAGGTGGAATACTATTATGTATTAGAG GTTCTGAAGCCATGTTTGCTGATCTTGGACACTTCTCACGACTATCCATTAAG ATTGCTTTTACCTCTTTTCTTTATCCATCCTTGGTTCTTGCATATATGGGGCAAGCTGCTTATTTATCTAAGCATCATGGCAAGCCAATTGGTTTTTATGTATCAGTACCAG ATAGCATAAGATGGCCAGTTATTGTCATAGCTGTACTTGCTGCAATTGTTGGAAGCCAAGCCATCATCACAGGAACTTTTTCAATTATTAAACAGTGCCATGCCTTAAATTGTTTCCCAAGGGTGAAAATAGTCCATACATCGTCTAAGATAGGTGGTCAAGTTTACATCCCAGAGGTCAACTGGACTTTGATGGTGTTGTGCTTGGCAGTTACAATTGGTTTTAGGGACACCGCAGCCATGGTTAATGCTTCAG TTATAACAGTCATGCTCATTACTACCATCCTGATGTCTCTAGTTATGGTCCTCTGCTGGTACCAGAGTGTGTTCTTCGCCATTTGCTTCATATTATTCTTCGGCACCATTGAAGCGCTCTATTTTGTGGCCTCCCTCGTCAGGTTCTTGAATGGTGCATGGGTCTCATTAGCACTCGCATCTGTCTTCTTTGTTATCATGTACACATGGCATTATGGCAGTCTTATGAAATATGAATCTGATTTTCACAACAAGGTTCCCCTAGACTGGCTCCTCGGCCATGGGCCCAGTCTAGATTTTGTCCGTGTGAAGGGAATTGGCCTTGTGCATACTGAGCTGGTCTCTGGAATACCTGCAGTTTTCTCTCACTTTGTGACCAATGTTCCAGCTTTCCACCAGACATTAGTCTTCCTGTGCATCAAATCTGTCCATGTCCCCTATGTTTTGCCCGAGGAAAGATTCCTCGTTGGCCGAATTGGCGCAAAAGAATTCAGGATTTATAGATGCATTGTGCGGTATGGGTACCGTGACATCCACAAGGACAATATAGAATTTGAGAAGCAACTTGTTTGTAGTATAGCGGAGTTTATTCATTCGGGGAGAGAAGAACAGGCTGTAGGAGTAGGGGTACTGCATCATGATGACAACAGAATGACATTGGTCGGGATATCTTCAGCACATACTGAAGGGATTCGGATATGGGAGGATGAAGAGGAGGAGCCTCTCAGAGTTCCAAGTCCAGTGGAAATAAGAGAGTTACAATCTTCGATCAAAAAAAGAGAGTTGCAACCTTCAGTGGTCCAGCGTAAAAAAAGAGTGACATTTTTGTTGCCTGAAAGTCCAAGAATTATGGATAGAGATACACAAGAAGAACTGTCTGAGCTGATGGAAGCAAGGGAAGCTGGGATGTCGTTCATTCTTGGGGACTCAAATGTAAGAGCCAAGCGAGGCTCAAACTGGATCAAGAAGCTACTTATTAATCATGGGTATGATTTCTTGAGTAGGAATAGTAGAAGGGCTACTAATGGACTTTCCATCCCAAGTGCAACTACTCTTGAGGTAAGAATGGTCTGCCATGTTTGA
- the LOC113289222 gene encoding protein arginine N-methyltransferase 2-like, with protein MEEGKQVCEAASSGDCAKLKSLITGGADVCYFDEAGLNPLMHAAKNGHAEAVKILLEAGAPWNALSPSNVSAGDFAMDAGHQEAFDHLLNAGIQAELVLGTIARVEKKDGDSKGDYLEERVSFSEDKLMDSESKAVMMAWEKPLMEAHAKAVCSNGGHILNVGFGMGLVDTAIQQYGPVKHTIIEAHPEVYKRMLQTGWGEKENVKIVFGRWQDVLSQLETYDGIFFDTYGEYYEDLREFHQHLPTLLKPTGIYSFFNGLCGGNAFFHVVYCQLVALELGSLGYSTQYIPLPVKDCLAEEIWEGVKHKYWQLDTYYLPVCQSAEDTE; from the exons ATGGAGGAAGGGAAGCAAGTTTGCGAGGCGGCGAGTTCAGGCGACTGTGCAAAGTTAAAATCACTCATAACTGGTGGTGCAGATGTCTGTTACTTCGATGAAGCGGGTTTAAATCCACTCATGCACGCAGCTAAAAATGGACACGCTGAAGCTGTAAAGATTCTACTAGAAGCTGGTGCCCCATGGAATGCTTTATCTCCTTCTAATGTCTCTGCTGGTGATTTCGCTATGGATGCTGGTCATCAAGAAGCATTTGACCACCTTCTCAATGCAG GGATTCAAGCTGAATTGGTCTTGGGAACAATTGCTAGGGTAGAAAAGAAAGATGGTGATTCTAAGGGAGATTATTTGGAAGAGAGGGTTAGTTTTAGTGAGGATAAGCTGATGGACTCTGAAAGCAAGGCTGTTATGATGGCTTGGGAGAAACCATTGATGGAGGCTCACGCAAAAGCTGTTTGCTCAAATGGTGGTCACATTTTGAATGTAGGGTTTGGAATGGGTCTTGTTGACACGGCTATTCAACAATATGGACCTGTTAAACATACTATTATTGAGGCTCATCCAGAGGTTTATAAACGTATGCTTCAAACAGGATGGGGTGAGAAGGAAAACGTGAAGATAGTTTTTGGGCGTTGGCAAGATGTTCTATCTCAGTTGGAGACTTATGATG GGATATTCTTCGACACTTATGGTGAGTACTATGAAGACTTGAGGGAGTTCCATCAACATCTACCTACATTACTGAAGCCCACTGGGATCTACTCATTCTTTAACGGTCTTTGTGGAGGAAATGCATTCTTCCATGTGGTTTACTGTCAGTTAGTTGCTCTGGAACTCGGGAGTTTAGGCTACTCTACTCAGTACATTCCATTGCCTGTTAAGGACTGCTTAGCAGAAGAAATCTGGGAGGGTGTGAAACACAAGTATTGGCAACTAGATACGTACTACCTCCCTGTTTGCCAATCTGCAGAAGATACAGAATGA